The Gemella massiliensis DNA segment GGTTTTTTTGTAAAAGTAGATAGTAAATCATTAAACTTATCTATTTGTTGGTTATCGTAGATATTATTTTCTCCATCTGCTTGTGCAAAATGAGAAAATACTCCTTCAAATATTATTTTCTCAGATTTTAAAAGATTGTCAACATGTCTCAATTCTTCTTTATCAAAAATTCCGATTCTATTCATTCCTGTTTCCAGTTTTACATGTACTTTTAATTTTGAATTATTTTTTACAACAGATATGGCTTGTGTTAACCAATCTTCCGAAGGACAACATAATGACACATTATTTTCAATAGCATAATTTACATTTAAAGGATTAGTTACACCTAATACTAAAATAAGTCCATCTTTTATTTTTTTTCTTAATTCTATTGCTTCTTCTAATGTGGCAACTGCAAAATATCTTGCTCCATTATCATATAAAAGTTCCGATATTTTATCAGCTCCTAAACTGTATGAATTTGCCTTTACTACAGCAATAACTTTTTTATCACCTGCCAATTTAACAAATTTTTTATAATTATTTAAAACAGCGTCTAAATTAACAATTAATTTTGTGGGTCTATCATTTATCATTTTCTACTCCTATCTTGTATTAAATTATAACACAATTAAACTATTTTTTAAATTTTTTATGTAATTCTTTATAGAATAATAAACCTATAACTGTAAGTCCTATTCCTCCTAATGCTAATGTAGTTTGAGAAATAAGAGTGCTTATTAAAGTATAACCTCCACCTAAAATAGCAATTATAGGAATAACCGGATATAACGGTACTTTATATGGGCGTTCTAAATCAGGATCTTTTTTTCGTAAAATTATTACAGCAAGAAATGTCGCAGTGTAAAAAAACCACATTACAAAAACTAAAAGATCTGTTAACATATCAAAACTTCCGGTTAACATCATAAGTCCCGCTAAAATTAAAAGTAATATCCCTGAATTTACCGGAATAGCTTCTTTATTCAGTTTTGTCCAAATATTTTTAAAAGGAATTTGATCACTTTTTGCCATAGCATATGGAACACGAATCCCAGCCATCGTAAAACCGTTAATCGCTCCGTAAACACTAATTAATATTCCTATTGTTAAAATTTTACCACCCAAACCGCCAAATAATTTGGCAGCCACTTCGCTTGCTACTGTTTGATTTCCTGAAATATGATCCAAAGGAAGACTTAATAAATATGCAACATTAATAAGTACGTATATAGCCATGACAACAGCTAATCCTAAAAAAATTGCTTTTGGTAAATCTTTTTTAGGATTTTTCATTTCTCCTGCCATACTACCCACATTCGTCCATCCTTCATAAGCGAACATGGCTGCAAGTAAAGCGCCGCCTAATCCTCCGGCAAAGGAAATATCCTTTCCTGCTTCTACCGGAAATAATTGTAGTGGTTGTGAATCCTTTTGAAAAAGACCGAAAAGTATAATTGCAATTAATGGTATCAATTTACAAATAGTTGCTACCGTTTGGATAATACCACCTGTTTTTCCACCTAAAAAATTTAAAAACATCAAAGAAGCAGCTACCAAAAATGCGATCGGAATATGCCATACTTTATCTAAATTTAATAAGTTTAAAACTTGTGTTGAAAAAATAACAGAAAGGGCAGCTATCATTGCAGGAAAATAAATAACCGACTGTGCCCACCCTAGTAAAAAGGCAGCTGTCTTTCCATATGCTTTTTCTATCCAGACAACCATTCCACCTACTTCGGGTATAGATGCGGCAAGTTCAGCTACGGTCAACCCCGCACAGATGGTAATTACCCCCGCTAAAATCCATGCAAGCAACCCTAAACTCATTGTGCCGGTAGTTTTATATATAATAGCAGCTTTAAAAAATACCCCTGCTCCTATTACCGACCCTATTACCGTCATAAATGCCGGCAAAAATCCTATCGTTTTTTTTAATTCATTCATAATATAAACCTCCTTTAATTTTTTATGAAATCGCTTTACGCGATTATATTATATATTATTTTTCATAAAAAATAAAGTGAAATAGTTGAAAAAAATTTTATATAACAGTTTTATAAATAAAAAATATAATATCCTTTAATTTGTTAGATATAGACTATTTACTATAATATAAAATAATAGTACAATTTATTAAATAACATATAACATACATAAAATATTATGTAAATTATAAAACATTATTAATTTCATATCTTATTAAAAATTTTGAAATAAAATGTAATACATCTATTACTAAAATTATGTATTAATATCATTTTTTATAACACTTTTTATTTACGGTTAAAAAATTATTTTAACTTACTTTAAAATATTTATGATATATTATTCTCAAAATTATACAAGGAGATAATACATGAAAAAATTTTTAAACAGTAAATTAATAACATGGCTATTGTTGGGTATCTATTTGATAATATTAACATGGGTTATTTTAGCTAAAATGCATTGGAGTTTACTAGAAAAAATTAATTTATCATGGATTTCTTCTCCACGTACTTTACTGCATCCGGGAGTGACGTGGACTGATATTAATCTTATACCATTTGCCGGTACAGCAATAGTTAACGGACATATTGATTATATTGAACCGATATTAAATGTAATATTCTTTATCCCCTTAGGTATGTTTATCAAAACTCTATATCCTCATAGTAGTATTATCTCAGGTATATTTTATACTGTATCATTAAGTGCAATATATGAGATTTTTCAATATATTTTTGCAATCGGCTATGCCGATATTACAGATATTATTACAAATACAACAGGCGGTTTTATTGGAATATGCCTTACTTTATTAATATCCGGAATTTTAAAACAACAGCATTTTCGAATTTTATTTAACTGCACCGCACTTATTTGCGAAAGCTACATTATTTATTATATTTACTACATATTATAAAAACAGCTAATGAATATCATTTCCATTAGCTGTTTACTAAATTTATACCCTTACACACGCTGTTTTGTCGGACGAATAATTACCTCATTCCATGCACTGTCTTCCGGTAAATCAATTGCTTGTTTTATTGACAATGCAACACGCTCTACCGGAATAGCATAAGTATTATAAAAATCTTCAAAACCTGCCTTCATTTCTTTATCTGTTACACTACTTAACAAATTTGTATGTATTGCACCGGGCGAAATAACTGTTACTCTAATATTCAATTCGCTTTGTGCCATTTCATCACGTAAACTTTCACTAATTGCTCTTACAGCCCATTTAGAAGCTGAATATACAGCACCACCCGCATGAGCAAAATGACCTGCTACCGATGAAATATTAATAAATTGTCCTGAATTTTTCTTTACCATATATGGTAATGCCGCTCCAATACCATATAATACACCTTTAATATTAATATCAATTGTTTCGTCCCAATCCTTGATTAATTTTTTTTGTAACAATGACTGTGGCATAATTCCCGCATTATTTAACCAAACATCAATTTTTCCAAAAGTATCAATTGCTAATTTAGCTAAATTTTCTACTTCATCTACTTTTGTAACATCTGTTACCTGATAAACTGCTTTTCCTCCTAAACTTTCCACCTCACTAACTAACTTTTCTAACAATTCTTTACGACGTGCAGCTAAGACAATTTTATGTCCATCTTTAGCCAAAAATTGTGCCGTCGCTTTTCCTATTCCGCTGCTTGCTCCTGTTATTACAATTACTTTACTATTTGACATATTTTAATTCTCCTTTTTAAAATTTGTTACTTCATTTAAGATATTAAGAGCATTTAAACTACGAGGATACTCGATATATGTTCTGTAATTATTATTCATAGTAACTTCTCCTAAATTATAATTTATTATATTCACTATCTATCACTTTTTCTAGCCATTCAGCTGTACCTGTTGTTATAGCAACATGACTGAACCAACTATCTTTTGTTGCACCATGCCAATGTTTTATAGCGTCTTTTATAATGACAACATCTCCTTTTGTTAATTTTTGTGCAGATTTATTTTCTTCTTGATACCAACCCTTTCCGTCTGTTACCATCAAAATCTGATACCCATTATGATGAATATGCCAATCGTTTCTGCATGCCGGCTCAAATGTAACATTTGCTATTTTAACATCTATATCTTTGTCCGACACAAGCATATTTATATAACTTTCTCCTATAAAAAATTCTTTATAATTAATATTTTGGTTACCTAAATTAAATAATGGTTCAAATTTTTCCATTACACTCACCTCTATTCTTTGTTATATTTTTTTTAATTTTTTCTCCACCGGGATAACATGAGTTTTATAGTTTTTTATTTTATATTCCAAGTGATCTAAATTACGTTGAATTTCTTCTCTTTTTTCAAGCAATCTATTATATTCTTCTTCCAGTAACTCTATTCGTGCAGGGATTGTATGATCACCATGCCCAAAAAGATTAATATACTCTGCTAATTTTTCAATACTCATTCCCGCATTACGAAAGTGTTTAACAAAATCAATCCAACGAATTTCTTCATCACCAAACTCACGAATACCTTTATCATTACGAGGTATTGGTGGTAAAATACCGATTCTCTCATAATAACGTATTGTATCCGTGCTGACACCACATAATTCACTTGCTTTTTTAATATTCATTATTATTTCCCCTTAATAAATTATAACTTCTCTGTAACAAACATGTTTTCCCATTGATATTTTTATTATTACTACATATATCCCCCCAACACCTCTTAATACTATAGCGTTCCATTTATATTTGAATTTTTATTGTTAAGTTTATCAACTTAACTGTATTTTTATTATATACCTTAGAGTTTACTCCAAGTCAACAGTATTTTAAAATTTTTTTATACTGTTAATTATTACAATACAAAATGCTGAATTTAAAGGTTGTATAATAAATACGGGGCATGAAAAAAAATCCATACCCCGTATTGTTTTTTAATATACAAAAAGACAAATATCCAATATAATTAAAGTGCAAAAAAATAAACTATGAAAGGATATCTGTCATGAATAATTTTAACACAAAAACAAAAGAAATAAAAGAGGGAGAATTCATTAAAAACCTACTACAAATAAAAGATAAAAATATAACTATTGAGAAAACACATAACGAAACTATAAAAAATAATCAAAAGTACTTTGTATTCAAAGGTACCTTAACATATAAACCCAAGAAGTGTGAATGCTGTGGTTGTCTTAATAAAGGTTATACTGTAGTTAAAAACGGCTTTAATGAACTTACTAGAATTAATCTATTAAAAATATCAGGTATCCCTGCTTATTTGGAACTAAGAAAGCAACGTTTCAAGTGTAAAACTTGTAATAAAAAATTTGTAGCTACTACTTCTTTTGTAGATAAATACTGTAGTATTTCTAAAAATGTTAAGTTTTCTATAATGAGTGATTTAGCTGATACTTTATCTTTTAAACAAATAGCCAAAATGAATAATGTATCGGTTAATACTGTTATAAGAACTCTTTATAAATGTAAATCCCATGTAGACATTCTTAACTATAATACCTTACCTGAGTATTTATGCTTTGATGAGTTAAAGTTTACTAAAGATAGTAAAAATGGTATGAGTTTTATTTTTTTAGATGCTTTAACTCATGAGATTATTGATATAGTTGATGGTAGAACTGAGTATATTTTAAATAATTATTTTTCCAGATTTTCTAAAGAGGCTAGAAGTAATGTTAAGGCTATTTGTATTGATATTTATACTCCTTATATGAAGTTGATTAGAAATAAGTTTCCTAATGCTGAAATTGTTATAGATAGGTTTCATATTATTCAAAATGTTAATAGAGAACTTTATTCAAAATGTTAATAGAGAACTTAATAGAACTAGAGTTAAGCTAATGAATATTTACAAAAAACAAAAAGGTATTAATTATACTCTTTTAAAAAATAATTGGAAGTTAATATTAGAAGATGAAAGTAATGTTACTCATGGTAGGTTTTTCTTTAATAGGAGTTTTAGGAGTTTAGTTACTAGACGTGATATTTTAGATTATTTATTAGGATTAGATTGTATATTTAAGGCTAGCTATGAGAGAGTTCAGGATATTAGATATGCAATAAGGTATAGAAATGAGTTGGAGTTTAAAGAATTAATTGAAAAATCTACTATCGATTTATCTGATGGTGTTAGTAAGGCTATTAATACTATGAGAAAACATAAAGAGTATATGCTTAATAGTGTTAGGTATTCTATTTCTAATGGTTCTTTGGAGGGTATTAATAATAAGATAAAGGTTTTAAAGAGAGTTTCTTATGGTTATAATAGCTTTTATAACTTTAGATTACGCATTTTAGTTGTTTCTAGGTTATTTGTTTCTGAGTATAAAAATAATATTTCTTTTAAGGGCGTTTTGAAAAATGCCAAGCAACACTGCATTGCTTAGCATTTTATCCTTATTTTTTCTCATGCCCCGTATTTGACACAGAGCCAATTTAAAAGGATTGAGTTCCGCTAATTGCAGAATTCAATCCTTTATTTCTATTCTAAATTAAAATTATTTTACCAAACTACTTCTCAAATATTCATCTACCATATCATATGTTGCCTTTATTGAATCAACATGAGTACGTTCATATGAGTGACTGGATTCTATCCCTGCACCTAACAAAGCATGTTTTACTTCTGCCCCTGCTCTCATTGCTGATGAAGCATCACTTCCATAAAATGGATAAATATCCAACTTAAACGGTATATTTTTCTCTTTTGCCAGAGCCACTAGATGCTGGCGAAATTCATAATGATATGGACCGCTTGCATCTTTTACACAGATAGATACAGTATATTCATCGGTTTGTTGATCATCACCAATTGCTCCCATATCAACAGCTAAATACTCCACCGCTTCTTTTGGAATGCTGGAGTTAGCACCATGTCCAACTTCTTCAAAACAACTAAACATAAAATGTGTAGTATATGGAAGTTCTATTTTTTCTTCTTTATATTTTCTTAATAAATCAAGGAGTATTGCAGCACTAACTTTATCATCTAAAAATCTACTTTTTATAAAACCTGTTTCAGTAACTATTGTTCGTGGATCAAAACTGATAAAATCACCTACTTCTATTCCTAACGCACGTGTTTGTTCAGCATTTGTTACTTTTTCATCAAGTCTGACTTCCATATTATCTTGAGTTCTCTCTATTGTACCTGCCTCACGATACACATGACAACTTGTCTGATGAACCAAAATTGTTCCGCTGACAGTTTTATTATTGCTCGCTATATGAACCAGACAATTTTCACCTTCTATCATATTCCAAGGATAACCGCCTATTTTATCAAGTTTTAAACGACCATCAGATTTTATAGCTCTTACGATGGCTCCTAATGTATCAACATGTGCCGTTATTACACGATGTTTACTATCATCTTTTCCACAAACTGTGACACTAACTCCACCTTTATTTGCTTTAGTAACGCTGTAACCTAGTTGCTCTATCTCATCAACTAAATAATTCATTACATTTTTTGTGTAACCGGTCGGTGATGGAATACCGGTTAATTTTGTAATATAGTTAATAGTTTTTTTCATGAGTTAATCCCCCTTTAATATACTCTATAAATGATTATACCATACTCTCATATTTTACCAAATATTTAATTTCAATAATTTATCATTATACTTAAAATACAAAATAATATCTTAAGACTGTTTTAAATAACGTATTTACAATATTTTTTTATTATCAACTATAAGTTAAACAGTTTTATTCTAATTTTAATCCCGCTAACTTTTCTTTTAGTGAATTATTTTCTAATTTTTCCTGTTTCATATATTTTCTCTTATCTACTCTACTTGCCTTATCCTTTTTATTGGATTTAATTCTCTTATCTACTTCCTTTTGTTTTAAAGAATTTCCACATACGCAGCGATAAGTGGCGTTTTCTCCATTTCCAAATAATGTCATCTTTTTATGACAAGTATCACAACGTAAGTTTGTTAAACGACTAATAACTTTACGATTTCGACAATTTGGATTAGAACACTTCAACATATTAGTTCCCTTTTTATTGACTTCAAGCATAAAGTTTCCACATTCTTCACATTTTCTCCCACTAATATTATCATGCTTAAATTTATCTTCGCTTTCCTTTATTTCGGTAATACATTCTTTAGTATATTCTTTAATATTATGTAAAAACTTATCTTTTGATAATTTATTTTTTGCGATATTATCAAGTTCTTTTTCCCATGTTGCCGTCAAAGACGGGCTTTTCAACTTCTTAGGAACTAAATTTAGTAATTGTTTTGCCTTATTTGTAGTTTTTATTCTACCATTATCAAGTATTAAATAATCGTTGGAGAATAGTTTTTCCAATATATCCGCTCTTGTTGCAACAGTACCGATACCATTAGTTTCTTTTAAAATCCTTCTCTCATTTTCATCATCAACAAATTCAAAAGGATTTTCCATTGCATAAATCAAACTACCTTCAGTATAATAATTAGGCGGTGTTGTTTCCTTTTTTACAAACATTAAATTCTCCAATTTTACATTTTTTTCATCAATAGTTATTTTTTTATCTAATATTTCATCACTTGCTAATACTTTATATCCTAAGTTGATAGTTTTTATGCCCTTTGTTTGAAATTTCTTTCCCGATAAACTAAATCCATATGCTATTTCCTCATAGTGATAATCCGGTAGCAAATTCTCTAAAAATCTTCGCACTACAAGGTTATAAATTTTTAATTCCACATCCGTTAATACTATATAATTTGGTCTTTCTTCTGTTGGAATTATAGCATGGTGATCACTTACTTTTGAATTATTTATGATT contains these protein-coding regions:
- a CDS encoding VanZ family protein, with the translated sequence MKKFLNSKLITWLLLGIYLIILTWVILAKMHWSLLEKINLSWISSPRTLLHPGVTWTDINLIPFAGTAIVNGHIDYIEPILNVIFFIPLGMFIKTLYPHSSIISGIFYTVSLSAIYEIFQYIFAIGYADITDIITNTTGGFIGICLTLLISGILKQQHFRILFNCTALICESYIIYYIYYIL
- a CDS encoding DNA topoisomerase III, with amino-acid sequence MKSVVLCEKPSVARDIARNLGAKNNKNGCLEGDKYIVTWALGHLVTLQTPDKYKEFNNIGLEKLPMIPKHMKTEIIKKTFKQYKIIENALNRKDVSEVIIATDAGREGELVARYILEKANFKKNIKRLWISSVTDKAIKDGFKNLKSGNDYLGLYYSGLARANADWLFGINASRALTLKYNASLNCGRVQTPTLQMVLTREEKIKNFKSRKFYTFECNIEGVKFTCNESEFSLEKAEQFVKENRNKVIYFDKVEIKERKSSAKPLYNLTDIQQTASNLFGLSPKQTLNIMQNLYERHKILTYPRTDSRYLTTDMKSTIVDRLKAIGGDYKEIISKILKEKNFNTKKIINNSKVSDHHAIIPTEERPNYIVLTDVELKIYNLVVRRFLENLLPDYHYEEIAYGFSLSGKKFQTKGIKTINLGYKVLASDEILDKKITIDEKNVKLENLMFVKKETTPPNYYTEGSLIYAMENPFEFVDDENERRILKETNGIGTVATRADILEKLFSNDYLILDNGRIKTTNKAKQLLNLVPKKLKSPSLTATWEKELDNIAKNKLSKDKFLHNIKEYTKECITEIKESEDKFKHDNISGRKCEECGNFMLEVNKKGTNMLKCSNPNCRNRKVISRLTNLRCDTCHKKMTLFGNGENATYRCVCGNSLKQKEVDKRIKSNKKDKASRVDKRKYMKQEKLENNSLKEKLAGLKLE
- the alr gene encoding alanine racemase; the protein is MINDRPTKLIVNLDAVLNNYKKFVKLAGDKKVIAVVKANSYSLGADKISELLYDNGARYFAVATLEEAIELRKKIKDGLILVLGVTNPLNVNYAIENNVSLCCPSEDWLTQAISVVKNNSKLKVHVKLETGMNRIGIFDKEELRHVDNLLKSEKIIFEGVFSHFAQADGENNIYDNQQIDKFNDLLSTFTKKPTYIHLDNSAGTIKYHNCHADYQLVRVGISLYGEYPSSNIEKLYGIKLDTIASLVSKVTHVKRIKKGSKVGYGSTYEAKEDEYIATIPIGYADGLFRRAQGYKIIVGDELCEIVGRVCMDQLMVRCSENIKVGDDVLFFGEYNNKKLSIDDFADYQNTISYEILCAIHTRVPRVYLSNDKEI
- a CDS encoding APC family permease; amino-acid sequence: MNELKKTIGFLPAFMTVIGSVIGAGVFFKAAIIYKTTGTMSLGLLAWILAGVITICAGLTVAELAASIPEVGGMVVWIEKAYGKTAAFLLGWAQSVIYFPAMIAALSVIFSTQVLNLLNLDKVWHIPIAFLVAASLMFLNFLGGKTGGIIQTVATICKLIPLIAIILFGLFQKDSQPLQLFPVEAGKDISFAGGLGGALLAAMFAYEGWTNVGSMAGEMKNPKKDLPKAIFLGLAVVMAIYVLINVAYLLSLPLDHISGNQTVASEVAAKLFGGLGGKILTIGILISVYGAINGFTMAGIRVPYAMAKSDQIPFKNIWTKLNKEAIPVNSGILLLILAGLMMLTGSFDMLTDLLVFVMWFFYTATFLAVIILRKKDPDLERPYKVPLYPVIPIIAILGGGYTLISTLISQTTLALGGIGLTVIGLLFYKELHKKFKK
- a CDS encoding M42 family metallopeptidase; translation: MKKTINYITKLTGIPSPTGYTKNVMNYLVDEIEQLGYSVTKANKGGVSVTVCGKDDSKHRVITAHVDTLGAIVRAIKSDGRLKLDKIGGYPWNMIEGENCLVHIASNNKTVSGTILVHQTSCHVYREAGTIERTQDNMEVRLDEKVTNAEQTRALGIEVGDFISFDPRTIVTETGFIKSRFLDDKVSAAILLDLLRKYKEEKIELPYTTHFMFSCFEEVGHGANSSIPKEAVEYLAVDMGAIGDDQQTDEYTVSICVKDASGPYHYEFRQHLVALAKEKNIPFKLDIYPFYGSDASSAMRAGAEVKHALLGAGIESSHSYERTHVDSIKATYDMVDEYLRSSLVK
- a CDS encoding ISL3 family transposase is translated as MNNFNTKTKEIKEGEFIKNLLQIKDKNITIEKTHNETIKNNQKYFVFKGTLTYKPKKCECCGCLNKGYTVVKNGFNELTRINLLKISGIPAYLELRKQRFKCKTCNKKFVATTSFVDKYCSISKNVKFSIMSDLADTLSFKQIAKMNNVSVNTVIRTLYKCKSHVDILNYNTLPEYLCFDELKFTKDSKNGMSFIFLDALTHEIIDIVDGRTEYILNNYFSRFSKEARSNVKAICIDIYTPYMKLIRNKFPNAEIVIDRFHIIQNVNRELYSKC
- a CDS encoding cupin domain-containing protein, yielding MEKFEPLFNLGNQNINYKEFFIGESYINMLVSDKDIDVKIANVTFEPACRNDWHIHHNGYQILMVTDGKGWYQEENKSAQKLTKGDVVIIKDAIKHWHGATKDSWFSHVAITTGTAEWLEKVIDSEYNKL
- a CDS encoding MerR family transcriptional regulator, encoding MNIKKASELCGVSTDTIRYYERIGILPPIPRNDKGIREFGDEEIRWIDFVKHFRNAGMSIEKLAEYINLFGHGDHTIPARIELLEEEYNRLLEKREEIQRNLDHLEYKIKNYKTHVIPVEKKLKKI
- a CDS encoding SDR family oxidoreductase, with product MSNSKVIVITGASSGIGKATAQFLAKDGHKIVLAARRKELLEKLVSEVESLGGKAVYQVTDVTKVDEVENLAKLAIDTFGKIDVWLNNAGIMPQSLLQKKLIKDWDETIDINIKGVLYGIGAALPYMVKKNSGQFINISSVAGHFAHAGGAVYSASKWAVRAISESLRDEMAQSELNIRVTVISPGAIHTNLLSSVTDKEMKAGFEDFYNTYAIPVERVALSIKQAIDLPEDSAWNEVIIRPTKQRV
- a CDS encoding transposase, coding for MLIENFIQNVNRELNRTRVKLMNIYKKQKGINYTLLKNNWKLILEDESNVTHGRFFFNRSFRSLVTRRDILDYLLGLDCIFKASYERVQDIRYAIRYRNELEFKELIEKSTIDLSDGVSKAINTMRKHKEYMLNSVRYSISNGSLEGINNKIKVLKRVSYGYNSFYNFRLRILVVSRLFVSEYKNNISFKGVLKNAKQHCIA